The following are encoded together in the Capsulimonas corticalis genome:
- a CDS encoding BsuPI-related putative proteinase inhibitor, translating to MRTMGQIAILAAAAVLTAGHPKTVKPASAPAGASAMAQSHTVSGSGGSYGMILGIDQTAYPASAAAATKPYIHAVLSVFNHTGAPVTYTGGGQQYEWQVADASGNIVWDYAKGRMFPMFVMKRTLTETGLTYSYDVPLQNQDGTPLAPGRYTLRGRLPNTLDLAAEIGFTVTR from the coding sequence ATGCGTACGATGGGACAGATCGCAATTCTCGCCGCCGCCGCCGTGCTGACGGCGGGACATCCAAAAACAGTCAAGCCAGCCTCCGCGCCCGCCGGCGCCTCCGCCATGGCGCAGTCACACACCGTCAGCGGCTCCGGCGGCTCCTATGGAATGATCCTGGGCATCGACCAGACCGCATATCCCGCTTCGGCTGCGGCGGCGACGAAGCCGTATATCCACGCCGTCCTGTCCGTGTTCAACCATACCGGAGCCCCCGTCACCTACACCGGCGGCGGCCAGCAGTACGAGTGGCAGGTGGCGGACGCTTCAGGAAACATCGTCTGGGACTACGCAAAGGGGCGTATGTTCCCGATGTTCGTCATGAAGCGGACTTTGACTGAGACCGGCCTCACCTACAGTTACGACGTCCCGCTGCAAAACCAGGACGGAACCCCGCTGGCGCCCGGTCGCTACACCCTGCGCGGCCGGCTGCCGAATACGCTGGACCTCGCGGCGGAGATCGGGTTTACGGTAACGCGGTA